The DNA region CCGCGTGCCGCTCAATATCGCATTTCCGATGCCGCTTTCCTGGAGTTCCCCGGTGTCCAGTTCCTCCCCCGCCCCGCAAGCCGCGGGCATTGAAATTTTCGGCGCCGCGCCCGCCGCCGTCGCCGCCGAGCGCGAGCGCGCCCTCGCCTATCTGAAGGCGCTGGGCCTGGACGACGTGGTCGAGATCCAGGACGCGCGGACGAACGACGAATCGCTGGTCCGCCTGCGCCTGCGGCCCGACGTCGCCGCCGCCTGGACGCCCGGGTTCGACACCACGGGCCTGCGTCCCATCCTGGACCGGCGCCACCCGGCGGACCCCGGCCGCAACCTGGAACGCGAGATCGTCGTCGCCATGCTGGCGGCGCCGGTCGCCTTCCGCTATCCCAGCCACGACGAACTGGCGGCGGCCGTGCGCATCAAGCGCAACATCGTGCAGGCCGCCTTCAAGACCGAACTGGCCTTCGATACCGAGCAGGCCGAGCGGCCGGCGGACTATTGGACCTACGCCGAAGAGACCGGCTTCACCGTGCTGCCCGGCAAGCCGCTGATCGAGGCCTTGCGCAAGGCCTCGCAGCCGGAGGATTCGGGCAAGCTGTATTCCTTCTCCTGCTACCGCGCGACCGAGTACGTCACGCTGCTGGGCATCGCGCAGGAACTGGCCGACGGCAACCCGGCCCTGCTGGCGCAACTGCAGAAGCGCTGGGAAACGCGCGCCATCATGTCCGGCCTGTTCCACGACGTCTTCCTGCGCGAGTACGGGTCGATGGAAAACCCGCTACCGCCGAAGTACTACGTGCCGGGCGACCGCCTGTGGTTTCGCAATCCCGACGAGCGCTCGGCCGACGCCGAGGGCTTCGAGGGATCGTGGGTGTTCTACCTGGGCGGCGGCCTGTTCAACAACTTCTGGAAGCACGAGCAGCCCTTCACGCTGACGACGAAGTGCGTGGAGATCTACCACTGGCGCGACGGCGTGTACGTGGACGACGCGGGCAAGACGCGGCTGGACGAGAGCATCGTGGAAGACAAGGTCCGCGCCTCGCTGGCCGACCCGGCCGAGGTCGAGCGCATCCTCACGCTGATGGTGCGGCTGCGCGAACCGCGCGGCGTCTATGTCGACGGCGGCTGCATCGACACGACGCGCGAATGCGTGCGCTGGGTGTGCCCGGGCACGGCGGACCTGGTCATTCCGGCGGCGTGATCGCCGGACCTGCCGTCCCTTACTGCGCCTGCAACGCCTTCAGCATGCGGCTGCCGGGACGGCCGTCCTGCGGCAGGCCCAGCCGGGCCTGCTCGGCCGACACCGCCTCGCGCGTCTTGCTGCCCGGAATGCCGTCCGGCGTGCCCACGTCGTAGCCGCGGGCCGCCAGCAACTGCTGCAGCAGCTTGATCTGCGCCCGCGACAGGCCGGGATCGTCGGTCGGCCACGGCGTCGCCAGCGGCCCGTCGCCCTTCAGGCGATTGGTCAACAGGCTGACCGCCAGCGCATACTTGCGCGCCTGGTTGTAATGCAGGATGGCGTCGAAGTTGTTCGTCGCGAGGAACACCGGGCCGCGCGCGCCGGTGGGCGCGAACACGTAGGCCGGTATCGCCGCCCAGGGCGTACCGCCGGGCGCGCCGATGCTGCTCAGGGGCTTGCCGTCGGCAAGCGTGACGCCGGCCGTCGACCATTGCGCCAGGGTGCGCCGGTCCTGCGGATCCATGATCTCGGCATCGGGCGCTTGCGGCAAGGCCGACGCGATGGCGCCGGGCAGCTTCACCTCGACCACGGGCGGCAAGCCGCGCGTCCACCTGGCCTTGCGCTTGAGCAGATGATTGGCGGTGGAGGCCAGGGCATCGGGCAGGGAGTTGTAGAGATCGATGCGGCCATCGCCGTCGCCATCGGCCGCCAGTTCGTAGAACG from Bordetella genomosp. 10 includes:
- a CDS encoding lytic murein transglycosylase, yielding MPAATPSSRHSFSLQWSRLLALAGLGAGLAVSGSALAQTDAPAPASPAAQPAAEQDRDPAACLARLRKDAPANGISVADFDRYTQGSKLLAATVSAAKAQPESKEYWWDYIAKTVDDQRVADGQAVLRKYAQQLANIDQTYQIDSEPLVAIFGIETNYGSQFGKVDVLNAWLTRACVEQKPLWIKNAYASVRLLRDGVVQRENFVGSWSGAFGMTQFIPTSFYELAADGDGDGRIDLYNSLPDALASTANHLLKRKARWTRGLPPVVEVKLPGAIASALPQAPDAEIMDPQDRRTLAQWSTAGVTLADGKPLSSIGAPGGTPWAAIPAYVFAPTGARGPVFLATNNFDAILHYNQARKYALAVSLLTNRLKGDGPLATPWPTDDPGLSRAQIKLLQQLLAARGYDVGTPDGIPGSKTREAVSAEQARLGLPQDGRPGSRMLKALQAQ